The DNA sequence CTGCCGTCCCTGCCGTCCACCCCGTCCACTCTGTCCACTCTGTCCACTCTGTCCACTCTGTCCACTCTGTCCACTCTGTCCACTCTGTCCACTCTGTCCACCCCGTCCACTCCGTCCACCCCGTCCACCCGCACCCCACTGCTACGCGCACGGACCCACCACGCACGGGTGCATTCTCTGGAATCCTCGGGGCCCTATCCCGCACAATGAGCGGCGAATTGACCCGCACCAAACGGAACCCATCCAACCAATGACCAACGCCCAACTCCCCGCCACCTACACCGGACCCGGCCTCGTCGACCTCCAGGTCAACGGCTACGCCGGCATCGATTTCAACGCCGACGACGGCGTCTTCAACCCTGAAACCTTCCACATGATCCGCGAGAAGATGGCCGCGCGCGGCGTCCTCGTCTCCCTGCCCACCTTCATCACCGCCTCGCCCCAGCGCCTCGAAGCCAACTGCCGCGCCTACGCCAGACTCGTCGAAAACGGCGCCGAACTCGCCGCCGCCTTCCCGCTCCTCCACATAGAAGGCCCCTTCATCTCCGCGGAAGAAGGCCCGCGCGGCGCGCACCCCCTCGAACACGCCATCAACCCCGCCGACGCCCCCGATCTCATGCGGCGCCTCCGCGAAGCCTCCGGCAACCGCCTCGGCATCGTCACGCTCGCCCCGGAACTCCCCGGCGCGCTCGATCTCATCGCCTGGTGCCGCGAAAACAACATCGTCTCCGCCTGCGGCCACTGCAACGCCACCGCCGCGCAGATCCGCGACGCCGTCCAGGCCGGCCTCGTGATGTCCACCCACCTCGGCAACGGCTCGCACCAGACCCTCCCCCGCATGGACAACTACATCCAGGCACAGCTCGCAGAAGACGCCCTCTACGCCAGTTTCATCGCCGACGGCCACCACGTCCCCTTCTACACCCTGAAAAACTTTATCCGCGCCAAGCGCTTCGAGAAGACCGTCCTCGTCTCCGACGCTATCATGGCCGCCGACATGGGGCCGGGGACCTACAAACTCGGCGATTTCGAAGTCGTCGTCTCCGAGACCCTCCGCTGCACCAAGGCCGGCCACGCCGGACTCGCCGGCTCCGCCCTCACCATGGACCTCGGCGTCATCAACACCGCACTCCACACCGACGCTACCTTCGAAGAAGCCTGGACCATGGCCTCCACCCGTCCCGCCGCACTCGTCGGCCTGGACGCGCCGGCGGAGGTGACGGTGGCAGTGAGCGCGGATGGATTTGAGCGGGTAACGTAGGATAGGCGTCCCGCCTGTCCAGCTTTTAGGAATCTACTTTTTGCCGCGGTCCCCCGTGGTAACGGGATCTATGTCCGACCGCGTCATTCCCGCGCAGGGGGCTGTCGGTTTACTTAACGCACCCTACACTATGGAAGGAATGAGCAGATCCGTCATCCCCGCGAACGCGGGGATCCAGCGACGCGAACGAACATACCTCCGAATTCCAGTGGATTCCCGCGTTCGCGGGAATGACGCTGTAAGACAGTAGCACAAACTTGTAGGTTTTGAGCCATCCGCACCAGTTAAACCGACAGCCCCGCAGGCGGGAATCCAGTGGGATTCGGAGGTTTGTGTGATCGCGTTTCTGGATCTCCGCGTTCGCAGAGATGACGGTTTTCTACTCATTACCACGGTTCCCCGTGGTAATGCATA is a window from the Candidatus Hydrogenedentota bacterium genome containing:
- a CDS encoding N-acetylglucosamine-6-phosphate deacetylase encodes the protein MTNAQLPATYTGPGLVDLQVNGYAGIDFNADDGVFNPETFHMIREKMAARGVLVSLPTFITASPQRLEANCRAYARLVENGAELAAAFPLLHIEGPFISAEEGPRGAHPLEHAINPADAPDLMRRLREASGNRLGIVTLAPELPGALDLIAWCRENNIVSACGHCNATAAQIRDAVQAGLVMSTHLGNGSHQTLPRMDNYIQAQLAEDALYASFIADGHHVPFYTLKNFIRAKRFEKTVLVSDAIMAADMGPGTYKLGDFEVVVSETLRCTKAGHAGLAGSALTMDLGVINTALHTDATFEEAWTMASTRPAALVGLDAPAEVTVAVSADGFERVT